A single window of Sulfitobacter sp. JL08 DNA harbors:
- a CDS encoding fumarate hydratase, whose translation MIPIDLIQKTAETLMDKAAIEIPQDYLDGLKAAAKTEDGDLSSFVLQAMLENYKAAKEDRRAMCGDTGTPRWYVKMGNDTQIEGGPIALEAALRRATANATNGVPLRPNRVHPLWRTDHNNNVGIGAPEIEYGYEPGGEWIDLITVHKGGLFGTDYRMLFPSDGIQGIKRFYLDSLVAFGKRGLACQPAIIGIGLGGCKDTCMVLGKRAACLRVVGSRNADPRIAELEDEFKELGNSIGMGAMGFVGKNMVIDCNIEVGYCHTGGMQMSVHAFCLSSRRAVARVFADGRVEYRTDPDWFTDYQRRETVDWESAMEAAE comes from the coding sequence ATGATCCCCATCGACCTGATCCAGAAAACCGCTGAAACCCTAATGGACAAGGCCGCAATCGAAATCCCGCAGGATTATCTGGACGGGTTGAAAGCTGCCGCAAAAACCGAAGACGGCGATCTGTCATCCTTTGTGCTGCAGGCGATGCTGGAAAACTACAAGGCCGCCAAGGAAGACCGCCGCGCCATGTGCGGTGATACCGGCACACCGCGCTGGTACGTGAAAATGGGCAACGATACCCAGATCGAGGGCGGACCCATCGCGCTTGAGGCTGCGTTGCGCCGTGCGACGGCCAACGCCACCAACGGCGTGCCCCTGCGCCCCAACCGGGTGCATCCGCTTTGGCGCACCGACCACAACAACAACGTCGGCATCGGTGCCCCCGAAATCGAATATGGCTATGAACCCGGCGGCGAATGGATTGATCTGATCACCGTTCACAAGGGCGGATTATTTGGCACGGATTACCGGATGCTGTTTCCCTCGGACGGCATACAGGGGATCAAGCGCTTTTACCTCGACAGTCTGGTCGCCTTTGGCAAACGCGGATTGGCCTGCCAGCCCGCGATTATCGGCATCGGGCTGGGCGGGTGCAAGGACACCTGCATGGTATTGGGCAAGCGCGCCGCCTGTCTGCGCGTCGTCGGAAGCCGCAATGCGGATCCGCGCATCGCCGAATTGGAGGACGAGTTCAAGGAACTGGGCAATTCCATCGGTATGGGCGCGATGGGCTTTGTCGGCAAGAACATGGTGATCGATTGCAACATTGAAGTGGGATACTGCCACACCGGGGGCATGCAGATGTCTGTGCACGCATTTTGCCTGTCATCCCGCCGCGCCGTGGCGCGGGTGTTTGCCGACGGGCGCGTGGAATACCGCACTGACCCCGACTGGTTTACAGATTATCAACGCCGCGAAACGGTCGATTGGGAATCCGCGATGGAGGCGGCGGAATGA
- a CDS encoding CaiB/BaiF CoA transferase family protein: MKQTRPLDGIRVLDLTHVLAGPFATGQLAMMGADVIRVERPAGDDFVRAHGGTDAMKAAGLGASFLSQNAGKRSVVIDLKSKKGRQVFFDLLVTADVITENFRPGVVDRLGIGFEPCTALKPDIIYASLSGFGPSGPLANRPAYDHILQGISGLMAMTGTDQSGPMRVGLPIVDYVAGQTLITAILAAFLQRAKTPETAQHLQISMLDAITTMMGAYALHHQATGQLRGLDGNRAFSDSPFSGRFETSNGQLVITANNPAQALRLCKAIDQEGLADVSDPADVQRVLRDTLLRRSADHWEDVLSAAHVPAARIRTLAEIMDHPQMQNSRAWGDLAVAELGRTFKVPSLAFTAPWQVETLEPAPVQGRDTVSILCELGYSPDQIATLHHDAVISVQTTVPPKGAAR; the protein is encoded by the coding sequence ATGAAACAGACAAGACCGCTAGACGGTATCCGTGTTCTGGACCTGACCCACGTTCTTGCTGGTCCGTTTGCGACTGGGCAACTGGCGATGATGGGGGCAGATGTTATACGCGTGGAACGCCCGGCAGGTGACGATTTTGTACGGGCTCACGGTGGAACCGATGCGATGAAAGCCGCTGGTTTGGGTGCGTCTTTCCTAAGCCAGAACGCTGGTAAACGTTCTGTCGTGATTGACCTGAAATCAAAAAAAGGGCGTCAGGTATTCTTTGATCTACTTGTCACAGCGGACGTCATCACTGAAAATTTCCGCCCCGGAGTGGTCGACCGTTTGGGTATAGGGTTTGAACCTTGCACGGCGTTGAAGCCGGATATTATCTACGCCAGCCTGTCCGGCTTCGGCCCAAGCGGACCACTGGCAAACAGGCCTGCCTATGACCATATCCTTCAAGGAATCAGCGGGTTAATGGCGATGACAGGCACGGATCAAAGCGGCCCGATGCGTGTCGGCTTGCCAATTGTAGATTATGTCGCCGGTCAAACACTGATTACAGCGATTCTGGCTGCATTTTTACAAAGGGCGAAGACGCCGGAAACAGCCCAGCATCTTCAAATTTCCATGCTGGATGCAATCACGACAATGATGGGTGCTTACGCGCTTCACCATCAAGCGACAGGCCAGTTGCGCGGGCTGGACGGCAACCGTGCGTTTTCGGATTCACCATTTTCAGGACGGTTTGAAACGTCCAACGGACAACTGGTCATTACCGCAAACAACCCCGCGCAAGCACTGCGTTTATGCAAGGCCATAGATCAGGAAGGGTTGGCAGATGTTTCAGACCCCGCTGATGTGCAACGAGTGCTGCGCGATACCTTGTTGCGGCGCAGCGCCGATCACTGGGAGGATGTTTTGTCAGCCGCCCACGTGCCAGCAGCACGGATCAGGACTCTGGCGGAAATCATGGACCATCCGCAAATGCAAAACTCGCGCGCGTGGGGCGATTTGGCGGTGGCCGAACTGGGGCGCACTTTCAAAGTGCCAAGCCTTGCGTTTACAGCCCCGTGGCAAGTCGAAACACTTGAACCGGCACCAGTGCAAGGCCGCGATACCGTTTCAATTCTTTGCGAACTGGGGTATTCTCCGGATCAAATTGCGACTTTGCATCATGACGCTGTAATTTCCGTGCAAACAACGGTTCCACCCAAAGGAGCGGCTCGATGA
- a CDS encoding fumarate hydratase C-terminal domain-containing protein, with protein MKPREIRLSTTPTPEAIADLRLGDIVYLDGLMYTAREGVYMRALEDQANIPMELPSQSAANFHCSPAARINPDGSFEMGAVTATASFRFAKWLPEWMAKTGAKLIIGKGGMTSKDYKEYFVPNGAIYLSTVGYGTGALLGRGVENVEAVHWNEELGLAQAMWVIKCNKMGPFIVASDLNGDCLFERENAKIAQNLERVYEGTKPAVLKRYGETDDRSDEVIG; from the coding sequence ATGAAACCCCGTGAAATACGGCTGTCCACCACCCCCACACCCGAAGCCATTGCAGACCTGCGCCTTGGCGACATCGTCTATCTGGACGGGTTGATGTATACTGCGCGTGAAGGCGTTTACATGCGCGCGCTTGAAGATCAGGCCAATATCCCGATGGAACTGCCCTCACAAAGCGCTGCGAATTTCCACTGTTCGCCGGCTGCTCGGATCAATCCGGACGGGTCTTTTGAAATGGGCGCGGTGACCGCCACTGCGTCGTTCCGGTTTGCCAAATGGTTGCCGGAATGGATGGCCAAGACGGGCGCGAAACTGATCATCGGCAAAGGTGGAATGACATCAAAGGACTACAAGGAATACTTTGTCCCCAATGGGGCAATTTATCTGTCTACTGTCGGCTACGGCACCGGCGCGTTGCTGGGGCGTGGTGTTGAAAATGTCGAAGCGGTCCACTGGAACGAAGAACTGGGGCTGGCCCAGGCGATGTGGGTGATAAAATGCAACAAGATGGGCCCTTTTATCGTTGCATCAGACCTGAACGGTGATTGCCTGTTTGAACGCGAAAACGCCAAGATCGCACAGAACCTTGAACGGGTTTACGAGGGTACCAAACCGGCTGTTTTGAAACGCTATGGCGAAACCGACGACAGGTCAGACGAGGTCATCGGCTAA
- a CDS encoding glutathione S-transferase family protein, with translation MYTLYLSKGSSALAAHILLEEIGAPYDTVVVSIPDKAHLTPDYLAINPKGRVPALQTPQGVLTENTAILAYLTQAHPEHALAPTDTFAFAQAQALNSYISSTLHVAFAHKARAARWADDPVAIAAMQAKVAPNIAEGAQFVEDHLIKGPWALGERYSMCDPYLFLVHRWMAASQVELADYPRLNAHNKAMRARPAVQAALAQHGL, from the coding sequence ATGTATACCTTGTATCTTTCGAAAGGTAGTTCCGCCCTTGCAGCCCATATCCTGCTTGAAGAAATCGGTGCGCCCTATGACACGGTTGTCGTATCTATACCGGACAAGGCGCATCTGACGCCGGATTATCTGGCGATCAATCCAAAAGGGCGGGTGCCTGCGTTGCAAACACCCCAAGGGGTGCTGACGGAAAACACTGCCATTCTGGCGTATCTCACGCAAGCGCATCCGGAACACGCACTGGCCCCGACCGATACGTTTGCATTTGCGCAGGCGCAGGCGTTGAACAGCTACATTTCTTCCACCTTGCACGTGGCCTTTGCACACAAGGCCCGCGCTGCGCGCTGGGCCGATGATCCGGTTGCGATCGCGGCGATGCAGGCCAAGGTTGCACCCAACATCGCAGAAGGCGCGCAGTTTGTCGAAGATCACCTGATAAAGGGACCATGGGCGCTGGGAGAGCGGTATTCCATGTGCGACCCCTATCTGTTTCTGGTGCACAGATGGATGGCGGCATCACAGGTTGAACTGGCAGATTACCCCAGACTTAACGCGCATAACAAAGCAATGCGGGCCCGCCCCGCTGTGCAGGCTGCACTGGCACAACACGGGCTTTAG
- a CDS encoding mandelate racemase/muconate lactonizing enzyme family protein, translating to MKIERIAVSVFRVPIEIPVATSFGIMRDRPAVFVQLTAEDGAFGWGEIFANWPAAGAEHRARLLMLDIADLVFESRADTPEITWETLTHQTRIRALQAGEWGPFQQVLAGLDTALHDMAARRAGLSLARYLNPSAAEAVPCYASGIASSKAAAQVACARADGFGAFKIKVGFNDVTDLETLGAVSDDLGSGERLFADANQAWDVPRAVAFMQQADAFGLGWIEEPIPADSPRSNWVALADNIKTPIAVGENIAGDVAFTQAIEAGHFAYLQPDVAKWGGVTGCLRVARTALQAGRFYCPHFLGGGIGLRASAHVLAAAGGPGVLEVDVNPNPLRDAFEGEAMSGGDWTLGTAAGLGIETLPQALGPYQTLSLEKTRVS from the coding sequence GTGAAGATTGAACGTATTGCCGTGTCCGTGTTTCGCGTCCCAATCGAAATACCTGTTGCCACGTCTTTTGGCATCATGCGCGACCGGCCCGCGGTTTTCGTTCAACTGACCGCTGAGGACGGAGCCTTTGGCTGGGGCGAAATTTTCGCCAACTGGCCCGCTGCCGGGGCCGAGCACCGGGCGCGCCTGTTGATGCTGGATATTGCCGATCTCGTGTTTGAAAGCCGTGCGGATACCCCTGAAATCACTTGGGAAACACTGACACATCAAACCCGTATTCGGGCGCTGCAAGCCGGAGAGTGGGGACCGTTCCAGCAGGTGCTTGCCGGGCTGGATACGGCCCTGCATGACATGGCGGCGCGGCGCGCTGGTCTGTCGTTGGCGCGTTATCTGAACCCGTCCGCGGCAGAGGCTGTGCCGTGTTATGCCAGCGGCATTGCATCGTCCAAGGCAGCCGCGCAGGTTGCCTGTGCCCGCGCCGACGGATTTGGTGCCTTCAAGATCAAGGTCGGGTTCAATGATGTCACCGATCTGGAAACGCTGGGCGCGGTGTCGGATGATCTGGGCAGCGGCGAACGGCTGTTTGCTGATGCCAATCAGGCCTGGGATGTGCCCCGCGCCGTGGCCTTCATGCAGCAGGCCGACGCATTTGGGCTTGGATGGATCGAAGAACCCATTCCGGCAGACAGCCCGCGTTCAAATTGGGTGGCCCTTGCCGACAACATAAAAACACCGATTGCCGTTGGGGAAAACATTGCTGGTGATGTTGCGTTTACGCAGGCAATCGAGGCGGGCCATTTCGCCTATCTGCAACCGGATGTGGCGAAATGGGGTGGCGTCACCGGATGTTTGCGCGTTGCGCGCACCGCATTGCAGGCCGGGCGGTTCTATTGCCCGCATTTTCTGGGGGGCGGTATCGGGCTGCGGGCTTCGGCGCATGTGTTGGCGGCTGCGGGTGGGCCGGGGGTGCTGGAAGTGGATGTAAACCCGAACCCGCTGCGTGACGCTTTTGAAGGCGAAGCTATGTCAGGTGGTGACTGGACGCTGGGCACTGCCGCCGGACTGGGTATCGAAACCCTGCCGCAAGCCCTTGGGCCATATCAAACATTGTCGCTGGAAAAAACGCGCGTGTCCTGA
- a CDS encoding sulfite exporter TauE/SafE family protein has translation MTVEILVLLILGASAGGLINGLAGFGTALFALGFFLNIMPPVQAVAIVVVLSVVSGFQGVWIVRHAIFDNPRRLLRFLVPALFGIPLGVAALAYIEPHSLKIIIAVFLLIYGGFFSLRSTLPRIERRTPVIDGLIGFAGGVLGGTASLSGALPTMWCSIRPWPKSETRAVLQPFNVVVLSLTALMLALQGAYTKQTLFYLAVALPAAMIAAQLGIAIFKRLSDDQFRRMLIGLTFVSGTILLVRELF, from the coding sequence ATGACCGTTGAAATACTTGTTCTGCTGATCCTCGGTGCCAGTGCGGGCGGGCTTATAAACGGGTTGGCCGGTTTTGGTACAGCGCTTTTTGCCTTGGGGTTTTTCCTGAACATCATGCCGCCGGTACAGGCCGTTGCAATTGTGGTTGTGCTGTCTGTTGTCAGCGGGTTTCAAGGCGTCTGGATCGTGCGCCACGCAATTTTCGACAATCCGCGTCGCCTTTTGCGTTTCTTGGTGCCGGCGCTGTTCGGCATCCCACTTGGCGTCGCGGCGCTGGCTTATATTGAACCACACTCGCTTAAAATCATCATCGCCGTATTCCTGCTGATTTATGGGGGGTTCTTCAGCCTGCGCAGCACACTGCCACGGATCGAACGGCGCACGCCGGTTATTGACGGCCTGATCGGCTTTGCCGGCGGGGTGCTGGGGGGCACGGCCTCGCTTTCGGGGGCGTTGCCAACAATGTGGTGTTCCATACGGCCCTGGCCAAAATCGGAAACACGCGCTGTGTTGCAGCCGTTCAACGTGGTGGTTCTGTCGCTGACTGCACTTATGCTTGCATTGCAGGGGGCTTACACAAAGCAAACGCTGTTCTATCTTGCGGTCGCGCTGCCGGCGGCAATGATCGCTGCACAACTGGGTATTGCGATTTTCAAACGCCTGTCTGACGATCAGTTTCGCAGAATGCTGATCGGGCTGACCTTTGTGTCCGGTACAATCCTGCTGGTGCGTGAACTGTTTTGA
- a CDS encoding LysR family transcriptional regulator → MSIRMLRTLIAVAEHKTFSAAADSVLVTHAAVSQQMRALEIELNVALFDRSKRTPELTQSGRAIVAKARQIVHDYDNLVAAALGDQGVRGEVVLGALPTMLTGLAPLAMAILKQPFPELRVRIQPGLTSALLTQIERGAIDAGVVSRPAALPVGLEFLHIADEPMQLLASLETKSDDPFELLQKHSFIRFNREAVVGTLIEAWIQSKRLIVQETMELDSLEAISSMVYANLGVSIVPVHSVQPVNALPIKRLSLGDDAPVRQIGLAYKKDSLRQRVIDELHKAFLHAIEIGEFRPLPPRPENAE, encoded by the coding sequence ATGTCGATCAGAATGCTGCGGACGCTGATCGCCGTAGCCGAACACAAAACGTTCAGTGCCGCCGCTGACTCTGTTCTGGTGACGCACGCGGCTGTCAGCCAGCAAATGCGTGCACTGGAAATCGAGTTGAATGTGGCATTGTTCGATCGTTCCAAACGCACCCCCGAACTGACGCAGTCGGGCCGCGCCATTGTCGCCAAGGCGCGCCAGATCGTTCACGATTATGACAATCTTGTCGCTGCCGCGCTGGGGGATCAGGGGGTGCGGGGCGAAGTTGTTCTTGGCGCGTTGCCCACGATGCTGACCGGCCTTGCGCCCTTGGCGATGGCCATTTTGAAACAACCCTTTCCTGAGTTGCGGGTGCGCATCCAGCCAGGTCTGACATCCGCATTGCTGACGCAGATCGAACGGGGCGCTATTGATGCGGGTGTCGTTTCGCGCCCCGCAGCATTGCCGGTTGGATTGGAATTCTTGCATATTGCTGATGAACCCATGCAGCTGTTGGCGTCGCTTGAAACAAAAAGCGATGATCCGTTCGAGCTGTTGCAAAAGCATTCGTTTATTCGGTTCAATCGCGAAGCCGTGGTCGGGACCCTGATCGAAGCTTGGATCCAGTCCAAAAGGCTGATCGTGCAGGAAACGATGGAACTGGACAGCCTCGAGGCGATTTCCAGCATGGTCTATGCGAATCTTGGTGTTTCCATCGTCCCCGTGCATTCGGTTCAACCCGTCAATGCCCTGCCGATCAAGCGCCTTTCCCTTGGTGATGATGCACCGGTGCGCCAGATCGGGCTGGCATACAAGAAAGACAGTTTGCGCCAGCGCGTCATTGACGAACTTCACAAAGCTTTCCTGCACGCGATCGAAATCGGCGAGTTCAGGCCGCTTCCACCCCGACCGGAAAACGCAGAATGA
- a CDS encoding Bug family tripartite tricarboxylate transporter substrate binding protein translates to MKSTFLGAIGALGLGLAATTALAEYPERPINMVIPYGAGGATDISARTIAEPLGNVVGKPLIMANVTGAGGATGSVAVQNAKGDGYTMLFARVGSHSVNPAMKATLPYTLDDFRFVTVYEINPVACAVTPASGINSMDDLIAKVNEGGVSYSSSGVGSLLHLAAVMVLKEFGVADPLNQATHIPQKGGGAAATAVLNGTATFLCTNSSAVASFIANGQLKPILVTTPEPVVGFDAPTAADLGKPSLHQLVGWTGIAGPDDLPDDVAEKWGAWMAEATQDADFLEKMTARGSVIDFMDPVEANDFIQTQYETFRALVDELGMRIEG, encoded by the coding sequence ATGAAAAGTACATTTCTAGGCGCAATCGGTGCCCTGGGTCTTGGGCTGGCCGCGACGACAGCGCTGGCAGAATACCCCGAACGCCCGATCAATATGGTCATTCCCTACGGTGCAGGGGGCGCAACAGATATCTCGGCCCGCACAATCGCGGAACCGCTGGGCAATGTCGTTGGCAAACCGCTGATCATGGCCAATGTCACCGGCGCAGGCGGCGCAACCGGATCGGTTGCGGTACAGAACGCAAAAGGCGACGGTTACACAATGCTGTTCGCGCGCGTCGGATCCCATTCCGTCAATCCGGCGATGAAGGCAACCCTGCCTTATACGCTGGATGATTTCCGCTTTGTTACCGTTTACGAAATCAACCCGGTCGCGTGCGCTGTCACGCCGGCTTCGGGCATCAATTCGATGGATGACCTGATCGCAAAAGTGAACGAAGGCGGCGTCAGCTACAGTTCGTCCGGCGTTGGCTCTCTGTTGCATCTTGCCGCCGTTATGGTGCTGAAGGAATTCGGCGTTGCCGATCCGCTTAATCAGGCCACACATATTCCGCAAAAGGGCGGCGGCGCGGCGGCTACCGCTGTGCTGAACGGCACAGCCACGTTCCTGTGCACAAACTCTTCGGCGGTGGCCAGCTTTATCGCCAACGGTCAGTTGAAACCCATTCTGGTGACAACGCCGGAACCCGTTGTCGGCTTTGATGCACCAACCGCGGCCGATCTGGGCAAACCCAGCCTGCATCAACTGGTTGGATGGACCGGCATCGCCGGCCCTGACGATCTGCCCGACGACGTCGCCGAAAAATGGGGCGCATGGATGGCCGAAGCCACACAAGACGCCGATTTTCTTGAAAAGATGACGGCGCGCGGCTCCGTGATCGATTTCATGGATCCGGTCGAAGCAAATGATTTCATCCAGACGCAGTATGAAACCTTCCGCGCCCTGGTTGACGAACTGGGCATGCGGATCGAAGGTTGA
- a CDS encoding tripartite tricarboxylate transporter TctB family protein gives MSNKTIQLHLGIGACIACVFLLAVAIPTWVSSPSNVRFLIMSPIFWPATLAILTGIVGLGLLLDWRRAAPEADEPENLADSTKAARLRLLGMAAIMLVTMYALPRAGMVWTCMLVFVASAFLVKTRHPVAAIVCAVAVPLVLYAFFAHVAGVAIPQGNFVRLP, from the coding sequence ATGAGCAACAAGACAATTCAGCTGCACCTGGGCATCGGGGCATGTATCGCCTGTGTTTTCCTGCTGGCCGTCGCAATTCCCACATGGGTATCGTCGCCCAGCAATGTCCGTTTTCTGATCATGTCGCCGATATTCTGGCCTGCCACGCTGGCCATTCTGACCGGAATAGTGGGGCTGGGCTTGTTGCTGGACTGGCGTCGCGCCGCGCCCGAAGCGGATGAACCTGAAAACCTTGCGGACAGCACGAAGGCCGCAAGATTGCGCCTGTTGGGAATGGCTGCGATCATGCTGGTCACCATGTATGCGCTGCCGCGCGCGGGTATGGTCTGGACCTGTATGCTGGTGTTTGTCGCCAGTGCCTTTCTGGTCAAGACACGGCATCCCGTTGCAGCCATTGTATGTGCTGTTGCCGTACCGCTGGTTCTTTATGCATTTTTTGCCCACGTGGCCGGGGTCGCGATCCCCCAAGGCAACTTTGTGAGACTGCCATGA
- a CDS encoding tripartite tricarboxylate transporter permease has translation MSFADSILAGLSLVGNFESFFALFCGIVIGVIGGAIPGMSATMAVALTLPFTFALQPITGILLLLGVYKGGIFGGSIPAILIKTPGTPASSATILDGYPMAEKGEAGRALGMALWASCTADVISNLALILFAGWLASFALSFGPPEFFALILFSLTIIAGVSGDSLLRGALSALLGLLLATIGLDLIYGTNRFTFGNPNMMGGLNFIAVLIGLFAIPEIIAMAWNPTAHVGKARSLGKNWVSFADYRRCFKSIVRGSMIGVFLGSIPGIGAAPSAFLSYSEARRKSPHKENFGKGEIEGVAASEAGNNGVAGATLIPLLALGVPGDVITAIIIGAFMIHGLQPGPMMFILNVDIIYGLFIGLIVSSVFLFFVGTVAIRGFKYVADVPKRILIPSVLVLCIYGVFAVNNNLFDVGVMFAMGWVGFAMMRYRVPAAPFLIAFILGPLLEDNFRQSMLMSGSNPSILFRGPITWFFWLLTIVTVIAISRTTLKNRAALRS, from the coding sequence ATGAGCTTTGCAGACAGCATCCTTGCCGGCCTTTCGCTGGTCGGAAATTTCGAATCGTTCTTTGCCCTGTTCTGCGGGATCGTGATCGGTGTGATCGGCGGTGCCATACCCGGCATGTCGGCCACGATGGCCGTGGCGCTTACCCTGCCCTTCACATTCGCCTTGCAGCCGATCACCGGCATCCTGCTGCTTTTGGGCGTCTACAAGGGTGGAATTTTCGGTGGATCGATACCGGCGATCCTGATCAAGACACCCGGAACGCCCGCCTCGTCGGCAACCATTCTTGATGGCTACCCGATGGCCGAAAAGGGCGAGGCCGGGCGGGCGCTGGGGATGGCGCTTTGGGCGTCTTGCACTGCGGATGTCATTTCAAACCTTGCGCTGATCCTGTTTGCCGGATGGCTTGCGTCTTTTGCCCTCAGTTTCGGACCGCCCGAGTTCTTCGCGCTGATCCTCTTTTCCCTGACGATCATTGCCGGTGTATCGGGCGATAGCCTGTTGCGGGGTGCCTTGTCGGCTCTGTTGGGCCTGTTGCTGGCCACCATCGGCCTTGACCTGATTTATGGCACGAACCGGTTTACCTTTGGCAATCCGAACATGATGGGTGGATTGAACTTTATTGCGGTTCTGATCGGGTTGTTCGCCATTCCGGAAATCATCGCGATGGCCTGGAATCCGACAGCCCATGTCGGCAAGGCGCGCAGTCTGGGAAAGAACTGGGTCAGTTTTGCCGACTACAGGCGCTGCTTCAAATCCATCGTGCGTGGCAGCATGATCGGTGTGTTTCTTGGCTCTATTCCGGGTATCGGCGCGGCACCTTCCGCGTTTCTCAGTTATTCCGAGGCGCGCCGGAAATCACCTCACAAGGAAAACTTTGGCAAGGGCGAAATCGAAGGCGTTGCCGCATCCGAAGCCGGCAATAACGGTGTCGCGGGGGCCACGCTAATTCCGCTGCTTGCTCTGGGTGTGCCGGGGGATGTGATCACGGCAATCATCATCGGCGCATTCATGATCCACGGGCTACAACCCGGCCCGATGATGTTCATTCTGAACGTCGACATCATCTACGGCCTGTTCATCGGGTTGATTGTCAGCTCCGTCTTCCTGTTCTTTGTCGGAACCGTTGCCATCCGCGGCTTCAAATACGTGGCAGACGTGCCCAAGCGCATCCTGATCCCCTCCGTTCTGGTGCTGTGCATCTATGGGGTCTTCGCCGTGAACAACAACCTGTTTGACGTGGGCGTTATGTTTGCGATGGGCTGGGTCGGGTTCGCGATGATGCGCTACCGCGTACCTGCCGCCCCTTTCCTGATTGCGTTTATTCTGGGCCCGCTTCTGGAGGATAATTTCCGCCAGTCCATGTTGATGTCGGGCAGCAACCCGTCAATCCTGTTTCGCGGGCCGATTACGTGGTTCTTCTGGTTGCTGACGATTGTAACCGTGATCGCGATTTCCCGCACAACGTTGAAGAACCGGGCGGCGCTGCGATCCTGA